The Lysinibacillus timonensis nucleotide sequence GCTAGGAAATTGGATATTAAAGAAATCATAAAAAGCATCAATAAATCAGTCGATGAATTAGACTTTACAAAAGCAAGAAAGTACATTGAAGAAAACTTTGAACTAGTAAATCAAAATAGATTTCATCTAAAACGAAACGCAAGAGATATTGTCATATTTTTACAAGAAAAGATGAATTCAGGAGAACAACCATTAACTAGAAAAGAAATCAATGCGATTAGAGTAATCAACACCTATGCATCTCGTTTAGATATTCGCGCACTTAAACTAAATTTAAAAGGGAAAGAAAAACTGCTAATGAAAGAAGAAACGTTTAATTATTTAAGCGCAGATGCGAAAATCATTTTGGAGAGCTTGGGTGCTATTAAGAAACAATAAGGTTTTGTTCCTGATAACTTACAGCACGGCTAGTTTTGTGTAATTCTGCTGGCGGAGCTTCACTAAAGAAAAATTAGATCCAGCAAAACATAGTAAAAAATAATTTTTAGGGGATGAATTCAAAGTTTCATAAAGGGGTATCCCCTAAAAATTTTATTTTGGCAAACTAATTTACCCTCAAATAAAAACTTCTGGAACCATTATTCTCAAACTCTTCGAAAATTGCTATCGTAAATGCAAAAAGGAGAGATTGTAGATTGATTGTAAAACCATTCTCAAGCTACGATATCACCCTCGGTCTCAACGCCCTCAAAAAACGCCTCTCACCCTCACATGAACAATTTCCTAATATAGTAGAAGAACTATCCCGGTACGAAGCCGGTGAGCAAGGTGAACAGTATATTATGGAACTATTAAGTGAAAATGAACTCCCAGAAAATACGTATATCATGCATAATGTCCAGTTCAAGTCGAAGGTGGAGGTGCAGATTGATGTGTTGGTGGTGACGCCGTATTGGTGTTTGCTAACTGAAGTGAAAAATATTAAGGGCATACTTTACTTTAATGACAATCCACTACAACTCATAAGAAATGAAGATGGAAAGGAGCAAATACTTGGAAGTCCAGAAACTCAATTGTCTCACTATTGTCTCGGGATGAAGTCGTTTTTAGATAAGAATCACCTGAAAGTCCCTATTTATGGAGTGATTGTATTTCCATATAACAATGCCATCATCAAAAAACCACCTAAACATTTCCCAGTAAAAGTTGGACGTGAGCTAATACACTTTATATGGAACTCACTACCAAGAAATGATGTATTAGTAGATCCAAAAAACTTGGTTAAACTATTGAAAAAGGAAAGATTTGAAGATGACCGCTTTCCACTTTGTAAGTTATATGGAGTAGATAAATACGAGATTCGTTCCGGAGTAGAGTGCACCGAATGCGGAACCATTCCAATGATTAGAACGTTAAGAACTTGGTATTGTCCAAAATGTAAGAAAAACAATATGCATGCTCATAAACAAGCTTTAAAAGATTATGCCATGTTAATAAATAAAGAAATTACACCAAGAGAAGGCGTGCAGTTTTTACATTTAAGAAATAGACACGAAGCTAAGAGATTTTTAAGTGCGAATAGCAGTGTAAGAATGGGGTTAACGAAATCTAGTAGATATGTGTTAAGGTTAAAGTAATAAATTCTGTTATATGTATGTGATGTAGTATGAGAGTATATACTCAAAGGTAAGTTTGGTAATTAAGGTGTTCTTTTGGATGATCGAATGTTTTGGTTATGTGATCGTATATCGTAATTATCCGATCGATTATAGGATTCATGACCAAAAGGGGTACTTATGTGATCTAGATGGTACTTTATGTGACCGAATGGCTAGTCTAGGTGCTCGAAACAAAATTTTAAGTGACCGATTTATCGGAATGAATTAGTGAGGCATAGATGATAAGTAAGTATCTGATCGTATGCTTGAGCCAAGTGATCGTATAAATCCAATATGCGACCGA carries:
- a CDS encoding nuclease-related domain-containing protein translates to MIVKPFSSYDITLGLNALKKRLSPSHEQFPNIVEELSRYEAGEQGEQYIMELLSENELPENTYIMHNVQFKSKVEVQIDVLVVTPYWCLLTEVKNIKGILYFNDNPLQLIRNEDGKEQILGSPETQLSHYCLGMKSFLDKNHLKVPIYGVIVFPYNNAIIKKPPKHFPVKVGRELIHFIWNSLPRNDVLVDPKNLVKLLKKERFEDDRFPLCKLYGVDKYEIRSGVECTECGTIPMIRTLRTWYCPKCKKNNMHAHKQALKDYAMLINKEITPREGVQFLHLRNRHEAKRFLSANSSVRMGLTKSSRYVLRLK